Proteins encoded together in one Psychrobacter sanguinis window:
- a CDS encoding Calx-beta domain-containing protein codes for MKNIIVTTVDSSGVIAKHTLSGNGPTVINATKNANYEFFDNAKGYGPDHIITRRVDNDLKVSFERTGAEDDLIIKDFYTENTANNNSALIGASKEGEPYYYIPDSAEQTDFVTQLQNGAVQGNALGGEEFVQPWWIGGLPVLAALGIASIGSSDDSPPPPPTPPVNPPVVTITEDANNDGIISAGELDGTVGVLIEVHEKTQVGDTLIVTNPDGSVDMIVITQNIKDNGLVLEYPAPANGETIEVKAQVVDYLENASETSSDSAVVESPAIVSLSGDSSVNENNGPATYTISLDKASDTDTVVTYEVQNQTTDSNDFTGATTATVTIPAGQLSVVVEVGINDDGVYEGDENYNVVITGVTGSAELGNDDTVNTVIIDKDMMPSISVDDVTVSESLMGEDVVATFTVTLSHPSTETVEVSFNTEDGTAINGADYTGLSGTVTFVPGETTQTIEVPI; via the coding sequence ATGAAAAATATCATTGTAACAACAGTAGATTCAAGCGGAGTAATTGCAAAACATACTCTTTCAGGTAACGGACCAACAGTTATTAATGCTACGAAGAATGCTAACTATGAGTTTTTTGATAACGCCAAAGGATATGGCCCAGACCATATTATCACTCGGCGCGTCGATAACGATTTAAAGGTTTCCTTTGAGCGTACCGGTGCAGAAGACGATCTTATTATCAAAGACTTTTATACAGAAAATACTGCCAATAATAATAGTGCGCTTATAGGTGCGTCAAAAGAGGGTGAACCTTACTATTACATTCCTGATAGTGCTGAACAAACTGATTTTGTGACCCAACTTCAAAATGGTGCGGTACAAGGCAATGCACTGGGTGGTGAAGAATTCGTACAGCCATGGTGGATAGGCGGACTGCCTGTTTTAGCCGCATTAGGTATTGCTTCAATTGGCAGCTCTGATGATTCTCCTCCTCCTCCTCCTACTCCTCCCGTTAATCCTCCAGTTGTGACCATTACTGAGGATGCCAATAATGATGGCATAATTTCAGCAGGCGAGTTGGACGGAACAGTGGGTGTCTTAATCGAAGTCCATGAAAAAACACAGGTTGGTGATACTTTAATAGTAACAAACCCTGATGGGTCTGTGGATATGATTGTTATTACCCAAAATATTAAAGACAACGGCTTGGTATTAGAATATCCAGCACCTGCTAACGGCGAAACTATCGAAGTAAAAGCCCAGGTTGTTGACTACCTAGAAAATGCCTCAGAAACCAGCAGTGACTCAGCGGTTGTAGAGTCTCCTGCTATCGTTTCTTTATCTGGAGATAGCAGTGTTAATGAAAACAATGGCCCTGCCACTTATACCATTAGTTTAGATAAGGCTTCTGATACCGATACTGTGGTTACCTATGAAGTTCAAAATCAAACCACAGATAGTAACGACTTCACCGGTGCTACCACTGCCACAGTCACCATACCCGCAGGTCAATTGAGTGTTGTGGTTGAAGTAGGTATCAATGATGACGGCGTCTATGAAGGCGATGAAAATTACAATGTGGTTATTACTGGGGTAACAGGTAGTGCGGAACTTGGTAATGACGATACGGTAAATACAGTCATTATAGACAAAGACATGATGCCAAGTATTAGTGTTGATGATGTCACTGTGAGTGAAAGTCTCATGGGAGAAGACGTTGTTGCTACCTTTACAGTTACTTTGTCACATCCGAGTACGGAAACAGTAGAAGTTAGTTTTAATACCGAGGATGGTACAGCAATCAATGGTGCAGACTATACTGGATTAAGCGGAACAGTAACTTTCGTACCAGGCGAGACTACTCAGACTATCGAAGTGCCTATTTGA
- a CDS encoding Calx-beta domain-containing protein: protein MTVTVEYTGTAINGDDYTTVSTTVTIPAGASSVNLNIETLTDLLDEGLENVVITVTGATGGGFEALGVDADKCVADVDITDIPHSRVEVNDVIVDEDAGYAEFTVTLTGGIPTADVSVDYATGDVTALNGPDYTGITGTLTFAAGTTVFTQTVQVPIIDDVYAEPYETYDMTLSNSVNATISHSGIGTITDEEQLPDLVEVSIVDNYDAVNEGDTATFPIELRDEAGNLVIAATNVTVTVEYTGTAINGDDYTSVSTTVTILAGESSVNLDIETLTDLLDEDLENVVITVTDATGGGFEALGDDADKCVADVDIIDSSYTTIEIDDVTVDEDAGNAVFTVTLTGDAPTADVTVDYATGDVTALDASDYTGVTGTLVFPLGTLTQTITVPILDDNIAEVAETYSVTLSNAVNATILNSGVGTITDECHTDLDSVYVSIVDNVDSVYEGEVATFTVELRDADGNLNAAITDVTVDIHYSGVAIDGTDYIGVTSVTIPANSSSVDFDITTLDDYIAEGSEIVNIELNSVTGGGFEAIAVDPTKATADMNIVDDCCEAESVVVSILDFVTNVVEGGNGVFPIELHDQDGNPVSAITDTTVDIHYSGVGIDGTDFTGISTIVIPAGSQSNYLVLETIDDNFAEGSELVNIELFNVSGGGFEAIAVDPDHNTADMNIVDDCDSVFVSILDFTTDVIEASSGLFPIVLKDADGNAINAVTDITVNIEYSGVAIDGTDFTGIASVVIPAGAQSTNLILQTLDDNIAEGSEIVNIELTSVSGGGFEAIALDPVMYVADMNIVDDCNYPVTVSIFDNVDSIYEGELASFPIYLTNVDGDPQVALTDVTVTIEYTGSATNGDDYTGSFTVVIPAGASSVDLDIASLEDLLAEGDEIVDITISNPVGGGFEVIGVNPMADTANVTIKDSTIQITVEPSAAFEGDDLVHMVTLSNPSMTDETYSFSLTEGTATENVDYSTAVSFSDGVTFNAVTGEITVPAGVTSFTVTYPTIDDSYADDGETTTLTIGGSSATGTINDEPIPDPVEVSIVDNVDSIYEGTVDPDNIGSFPIELRDQNGDLITAATDVTVDVTYSGTADNGDDFTGVIQVTIPAGQSSVNLDLTVIDDLLAEDDEIVDITISNPVGGGFEAIGIDPDANTADMTIISNDYIQITVEPTAAFEGDDLVHMVTLSNPSMTDETYSFSLTEGTATENVDYSTAVSFSDGVTFDAVTGEITVPAGVTSFTVTYPTIDDSYADDGETTTLSIGGSSATGTINDEPIPDPVEVSIVDDYLGGDTGDINEGEMAIFPIELRDANGDLIVAATDVTVTVEYTGMAANGVDYTTVSTTVVILAGTSSVDLNIETLTDALNEDLEDVVITITEVTGGGFEAIAIDTDNDVADVTIIDAPYYSVEIDDVTVDEDAGFAEFTVTLAGDVPPTADVTVDYATGDVTAVDGSDYTGVTGTITFTAGTTVFTQTIQVPIIDDAYAELPETYDVILSNAVNATILNNGVGTIIDEPTPDTVSVSIVDNVGVIDESATSPDNVGSFEIEIRDQNGDLITAATDVTVDVTYSGTADNGDDFTGVIQVTIPAGQSSVNLDLTVIDDLLAEDDEIVDITISNPVGGGFEAIGIDPDANTADMTIISNDYIQIIVEPTAAFEGDDLVHMVTLSNPSMTDETYSFSLTEGTATENVDYSTAVSFSDGVTFDAVTGEITVPAGVTSFTVTYPTIDDSYADDGETTTLTIGGSSATGTINDEYPPDLVEVSIVDNIDSIYEGAVDPDNIGSFPIELRDQNGDLITAATDVTVDVTYSGTADNGDDFTGVIQVTIPAGQSSVNLDLTVIDDLLAEDDEIVDITISNPVGGGFEAIGIDPDANTADMTIISDDYIQITVEPSAAFEGDDLVHMVTLSNPSMTDETYSFSLTEGTATENVDYSTAVSFSDGVTFDAVTGEITVPAGVTSFTVTYPTIDDSYADDGETTTLSIGGSSATGTINDEYPPDLVEVSIVDNIDSIYEGAVDPDNIGSFPIELRDQNGDLITAATDVTVDVTYSGTADNGDDFTGVIQVTIPAGQSSVNLDLTVIDDLLAEDDEIVDITISNPVGGGFESIGVDSDANTADMTIINDDYITDISIDSQSVNEEDGTMTFTVTLSGPAAVADVTVDYATADVTAVDGTDYTNTMGTLTFTPGTLTQTITVPIIDDAVWEATETFDITLSNPSTNANILNSGIGTIVDNDLLAVDDSAAAIEAGGINNGSGSQDATGNVLTNDNPDQTDAIVTDIRVGGVEGSGTAGTLGTALVGTYGTLTVNADGTYVYEVNDDDATVQALNDGDSLTESFNYTMTDGTGSDIAVLEIVIKGSNDCAIPTVTSVTVSEEGLTEFDPIPDTTGNNDTTDSAVATGSISFTDVDNFDANDFSIDLAGPTDITVKGETVSWTWDDLTSQLTGQVVIEGESLEVMTVDVGSITTDGSGGFMADYSTTLLHAIDHSSNDDEDQLDVQFEASVSDGTQSASTNFAVTVEDDRPAQSESDVDIAAATSDSNITIILDTSGSMSVEVASGGGETRLDLAKAAIVKLLDGYDVAGDVKVQLITFAKEAQAQPQWMTIDELKDLLPDINARGGTNYDAALDVAMTSYDNAGGIFGANNYSYFLTDGEPTFGQGTVSDFGSGLNGTGGQNNGNPDNGIQAQEETLWTTFLNANDIKSYAFAFGPSANNNNLDAELDPIAYDGQIGEQGAADLARSITDLNQLDDILIDTLPDVIDYGLVNGNLFGADEGHVLTFTLDGITYDYDGSDGSMVASSPSSDIYSYDQSTTTVMINTQAQGIMTLDFETGKYTYETQSLVVDYQEDITFTLIDDDGDSVQSTQTIFVYSLSAKDDSVITNDTTGILELDQAVLVGNDNTSPNSEVTTTFDVNGGQTSGVDPVIYTTTDFSGVNSFDYTISENDVSSSALVSIEYQQGDTGTVQGTNASETLVGREGLDDTLLGMDGNDILQGKSGDDVLTGGLGEDTFIWTNNDIDGVSTPDLDIITDFEAGDKLNLSDLLQGETIGNAANLADYLNWDAVTEVLSVSADGNFSGGYNAAQSDLNIQIDNYAGDFNNLVDNHII from the coding sequence GTGACCGTTACAGTTGAGTACACAGGTACGGCAATCAATGGTGATGACTATACTACAGTAAGTACCACAGTCACTATTCCAGCAGGCGCAAGTTCAGTCAATCTTAATATTGAAACGCTTACTGATTTATTAGACGAAGGCTTAGAGAATGTGGTCATTACGGTTACTGGAGCGACAGGCGGTGGCTTTGAAGCCCTTGGTGTCGATGCTGATAAGTGTGTTGCCGACGTTGACATTACTGATATTCCCCACTCGCGCGTAGAAGTTAATGATGTCATTGTGGATGAAGATGCAGGTTATGCAGAATTTACAGTAACTTTAACAGGAGGCATACCAACGGCTGACGTGTCAGTTGATTACGCGACAGGTGATGTTACTGCCTTAAATGGTCCAGACTACACAGGTATAACTGGTACGCTTACCTTTGCAGCGGGAACCACTGTATTTACGCAAACTGTCCAGGTGCCGATCATAGATGATGTTTATGCTGAACCTTACGAAACTTATGATATGACCTTAAGTAACTCAGTTAATGCAACTATTTCACATAGTGGCATAGGTACGATTACCGATGAAGAACAACTGCCAGATTTAGTCGAAGTATCTATCGTCGATAACTATGACGCTGTGAATGAAGGTGACACGGCAACCTTCCCAATAGAACTACGTGATGAAGCAGGTAATTTAGTCATAGCAGCCACTAACGTGACTGTCACAGTTGAGTACACCGGTACGGCAATCAATGGTGATGACTACACCTCAGTAAGTACCACAGTCACTATTCTAGCAGGCGAAAGTTCAGTCAATCTTGATATAGAAACGCTTACTGATCTGTTAGACGAAGACTTAGAAAATGTGGTTATTACGGTTACTGACGCGACAGGCGGCGGCTTTGAAGCCCTTGGTGACGATGCCGATAAGTGTGTCGCGGACGTTGATATTATCGATAGCTCATACACTACTATTGAGATTGACGACGTAACGGTCGACGAAGATGCTGGTAATGCAGTATTTACGGTAACTTTAACAGGCGACGCCCCAACAGCTGATGTGACCGTGGATTATGCGACAGGTGATGTTACTGCTCTGGATGCTTCAGACTATACTGGCGTAACCGGTACTTTAGTATTCCCATTGGGTACACTCACGCAGACCATTACTGTGCCTATTTTGGATGATAATATTGCTGAGGTTGCTGAAACTTATAGTGTGACGCTAAGTAATGCTGTTAATGCCACAATCCTAAACAGTGGTGTGGGCACAATTACTGATGAGTGTCACACAGATTTAGACTCAGTCTATGTGTCAATTGTTGATAATGTTGATTCGGTTTATGAAGGTGAGGTTGCTACCTTTACAGTAGAGTTGAGAGATGCTGACGGTAACCTTAATGCCGCTATAACTGATGTCACTGTCGATATACATTATAGTGGTGTGGCCATCGATGGAACGGACTATATAGGGGTGACAAGTGTCACTATACCTGCTAACAGCTCGAGTGTGGATTTTGATATCACGACATTGGATGATTATATCGCTGAAGGCTCAGAGATTGTAAACATAGAATTAAACAGTGTAACTGGTGGTGGTTTTGAAGCAATAGCGGTTGATCCTACTAAAGCCACAGCTGATATGAATATAGTCGACGATTGCTGTGAGGCAGAGTCAGTAGTTGTTTCAATTCTTGACTTCGTAACTAATGTTGTTGAAGGCGGCAATGGTGTTTTTCCAATCGAGCTGCATGATCAAGATGGAAATCCTGTAAGTGCAATTACCGATACTACAGTAGATATTCATTATAGTGGTGTAGGCATTGATGGTACGGACTTTACAGGTATATCAACTATTGTTATCCCAGCAGGTAGTCAATCTAATTACCTTGTGTTAGAAACGATTGATGATAATTTTGCTGAAGGTTCAGAGCTAGTAAATATTGAACTCTTCAATGTATCAGGTGGTGGTTTCGAAGCTATAGCCGTTGATCCAGACCATAACACTGCTGACATGAATATTGTAGATGATTGCGATTCAGTTTTTGTGTCTATTCTAGACTTTACTACTGATGTTATAGAAGCTTCTAGTGGCTTATTTCCAATTGTTCTAAAGGACGCGGATGGCAATGCTATCAACGCAGTCACTGATATCACAGTTAATATTGAATATAGCGGTGTTGCTATTGATGGTACTGATTTTACAGGTATTGCCAGTGTTGTAATTCCTGCAGGCGCTCAGAGTACTAATCTGATTTTACAAACTTTGGATGATAATATTGCTGAGGGCTCAGAGATTGTTAATATTGAGCTCACAAGTGTGTCCGGTGGTGGTTTTGAGGCCATTGCACTAGATCCCGTAATGTATGTCGCTGATATGAATATTGTCGATGATTGTAATTACCCAGTGACAGTTTCTATTTTTGATAACGTGGATTCAATTTATGAAGGCGAGTTAGCCTCATTTCCTATTTACCTGACAAACGTTGATGGCGATCCACAAGTCGCACTTACCGATGTTACGGTAACGATAGAGTATACAGGCTCGGCAACCAATGGCGATGATTATACCGGTAGCTTTACAGTTGTTATTCCTGCGGGCGCAAGCTCAGTTGACTTAGACATTGCCTCTTTAGAAGATCTGTTAGCAGAAGGTGATGAAATCGTTGATATCACCATTAGTAACCCCGTGGGTGGCGGCTTTGAAGTTATTGGTGTTAATCCTATGGCCGATACCGCTAATGTAACCATTAAAGATAGCACTATTCAGATTACTGTCGAACCGAGTGCAGCCTTTGAAGGTGATGATTTAGTTCATATGGTTACGCTAAGTAACCCTAGCATGACTGATGAAACCTATAGCTTTAGCTTAACAGAAGGCACAGCTACTGAAAACGTGGATTACTCTACGGCTGTTAGCTTTAGTGATGGCGTGACCTTCAATGCAGTAACTGGTGAGATTACAGTACCTGCAGGTGTCACAAGTTTTACTGTCACTTATCCAACCATTGATGACAGCTATGCAGATGATGGTGAAACCACCACATTAACCATAGGGGGTAGCAGTGCTACAGGGACTATCAATGACGAGCCTATACCTGACCCAGTTGAAGTATCGATTGTAGATAATGTTGATTCAATCTACGAAGGTACTGTTGATCCAGATAATATCGGCAGTTTCCCAATTGAGTTGCGCGATCAAAACGGTGATTTAATAACTGCTGCGACAGACGTTACGGTTGATGTGACTTACTCAGGCACAGCTGACAATGGCGATGACTTTACTGGCGTTATTCAAGTGACTATACCAGCCGGTCAAAGCTCAGTTAATTTAGACCTAACGGTGATAGATGATCTGTTAGCAGAGGATGATGAAATCGTTGATATCACTATCAGCAATCCTGTAGGCGGTGGCTTTGAAGCTATTGGTATTGATCCTGACGCCAATACCGCAGATATGACCATCATTAGTAATGATTATATTCAGATTACTGTCGAACCGACTGCAGCCTTTGAAGGTGATGATTTAGTTCATATGGTTACGTTAAGTAACCCTAGCATGACGGATGAAACCTACAGCTTTAGCTTAACAGAAGGTACAGCCACTGAAAACGTGGATTATTCTACGGCTGTTAGCTTTAGTGATGGCGTGACCTTCGATGCAGTAACTGGTGAGATTACAGTACCTGCAGGTGTCACAAGCTTTACTGTCACTTATCCAACCATTGATGACAGCTATGCAGATGATGGTGAAACCACTACATTAAGCATAGGAGGTAGCAGTGCCACAGGCACCATCAATGACGAGCCTATACCTGACCCAGTTGAAGTGTCGATTGTAGACGATTATTTAGGCGGTGATACAGGTGATATCAATGAAGGTGAGATGGCAATCTTCCCAATTGAGCTTCGCGATGCGAATGGTGATTTAATTGTTGCTGCCACTGATGTGACCGTTACTGTTGAGTACACAGGCATGGCAGCCAATGGTGTTGACTACACAACAGTCAGTACCACAGTTGTTATTTTAGCAGGTACAAGCTCAGTTGACCTTAATATTGAGACCTTAACTGACGCCTTAAATGAAGACCTAGAAGACGTGGTCATAACTATCACTGAGGTGACTGGTGGTGGCTTTGAAGCCATTGCTATTGATACTGATAATGATGTGGCTGATGTCACAATTATTGACGCCCCTTACTATTCTGTCGAAATTGATGACGTGACCGTTGATGAAGATGCTGGTTTTGCAGAGTTTACCGTAACTTTAGCCGGTGATGTACCGCCAACAGCTGATGTGACAGTGGACTATGCCACAGGGGATGTAACGGCCGTAGATGGTTCAGATTATACTGGAGTAACAGGTACGATAACCTTTACAGCGGGTACCACTGTATTTACTCAAACTATCCAAGTGCCTATTATCGATGATGCTTATGCAGAACTCCCTGAAACCTATGATGTGATCTTGAGTAACGCTGTTAACGCCACTATTTTAAATAATGGCGTGGGCACTATCATTGATGAACCTACACCTGACACAGTGTCAGTATCGATTGTTGACAATGTAGGGGTAATCGATGAGTCTGCCACTAGCCCCGATAACGTCGGCAGTTTCGAAATTGAGATACGCGATCAAAACGGTGATTTAATAACTGCTGCTACAGACGTCACAGTTGATGTGACTTACTCAGGCACAGCTGACAATGGCGATGACTTTACTGGCGTTATTCAAGTGACTATACCAGCCGGTCAAAGCTCAGTTAATTTAGACCTAACGGTGATAGATGATCTGTTAGCAGAGGATGATGAAATCGTTGATATCACTATCAGCAATCCTGTAGGCGGTGGCTTCGAAGCTATTGGTATTGATCCTGACGCCAATACCGCCGATATGACCATCATTAGTAATGATTATATTCAGATTATTGTCGAACCGACTGCAGCCTTTGAAGGTGATGATTTAGTTCATATGGTTACGCTAAGTAACCCTAGCATGACTGATGAAACCTATAGCTTTAGCTTAACAGAAGGCACAGCTACTGAAAATGTGGATTACTCTACGGCTGTTAGCTTTAGTGATGGCGTGACCTTCGATGCAGTAACTGGTGAGATTACAGTACCTGCAGGTGTCACAAGCTTTACTGTCACTTATCCAACCATTGATGACAGCTATGCAGATGATGGTGAAACCACCACATTAACCATAGGGGGTAGCAGTGCTACAGGGACTATCAATGATGAATATCCACCTGACCTAGTTGAAGTATCGATTGTAGATAATATTGATTCAATCTACGAAGGTGCTGTTGATCCTGATAATATCGGCAGTTTCCCAATTGAGTTGCGCGATCAAAACGGTGATTTAATAACTGCTGCGACAGACGTTACGGTTGATGTGACTTACTCAGGCACAGCTGACAATGGCGATGACTTTACTGGCGTTATTCAAGTGACTATACCAGCCGGTCAAAGCTCAGTTAATTTAGACCTAACGGTGATAGATGATCTGTTAGCAGAGGATGATGAAATCGTTGATATCACTATCAGCAATCCTGTAGGCGGTGGCTTTGAAGCTATTGGTATTGATCCTGACGCCAATACCGCCGATATGACCATCATTAGTGATGATTATATTCAGATTACTGTCGAACCGAGTGCAGCCTTTGAAGGTGATGATTTAGTTCATATGGTTACGCTAAGTAACCCTAGCATGACGGATGAAACCTACAGCTTTAGCTTAACAGAAGGCACAGCTACTGAAAATGTGGATTACTCTACGGCTGTTAGCTTTAGCGATGGCGTGACCTTCGATGCAGTAACTGGTGAGATTACAGTACCTGCAGGTGTCACAAGCTTTACTGTCACTTATCCAACCATTGATGACAGCTATGCAGATGATGGTGAAACCACCACATTAAGCATAGGTGGCAGCAGTGCTACAGGGACTATCAATGATGAATATCCACCTGACCTAGTTGAAGTATCGATTGTAGATAATATTGATTCAATCTACGAAGGTGCTGTTGATCCTGATAATATCGGCAGTTTCCCAATTGAGTTGCGCGATCAAAACGGTGATTTAATAACTGCTGCTACAGACGTCACAGTTGATGTGACTTACTCAGGCACAGCTGACAATGGCGATGACTTTACTGGCGTTATCCAAGTGACTATACCAGCCGGTCAAAGCTCAGTTAACTTAGACCTAACGGTAATAGATGATCTGCTAGCAGAGGATGATGAAATCGTTGATATCACTATCAGCAATCCTGTAGGCGGCGGCTTTGAAAGCATTGGTGTTGATTCTGACGCTAACACCGCTGATATGACCATCATTAATGATGATTATATAACCGATATTAGTATTGATAGTCAGTCAGTTAATGAGGAGGACGGAACAATGACCTTCACAGTAACGCTAAGTGGCCCAGCTGCAGTAGCTGATGTTACTGTTGATTATGCAACTGCCGATGTTACAGCAGTAGATGGTACAGACTATACAAACACAATGGGTACGCTAACCTTTACTCCAGGAACATTGACCCAAACCATTACTGTTCCTATTATAGATGACGCAGTATGGGAGGCTACAGAAACATTTGACATAACACTCAGTAATCCAAGTACAAATGCTAATATTTTAAATAGTGGCATAGGTACTATTGTTGATAATGACTTATTAGCAGTAGACGATAGTGCTGCCGCTATTGAAGCTGGAGGTATCAATAATGGATCAGGTTCTCAAGATGCGACAGGTAACGTGCTAACCAATGATAATCCAGACCAAACTGATGCTATAGTGACTGATATTAGAGTTGGTGGAGTTGAGGGTAGTGGCACTGCTGGCACATTAGGAACGGCATTGGTAGGTACTTATGGAACGCTAACGGTCAATGCTGATGGAACCTATGTGTATGAAGTAAATGATGACGATGCCACCGTTCAAGCCTTAAATGATGGCGATTCACTAACTGAAAGCTTCAACTACACTATGACAGATGGTACAGGCTCAGATATTGCGGTATTAGAGATTGTAATTAAAGGTAGCAATGACTGCGCCATTCCGACCGTTACTTCAGTGACAGTGTCAGAAGAGGGTCTAACAGAGTTCGATCCAATCCCCGATACCACAGGCAATAACGATACCACGGACAGTGCAGTAGCTACTGGTTCAATCAGTTTTACAGATGTTGATAATTTTGATGCTAATGACTTCTCTATTGATTTAGCGGGCCCAACTGATATTACTGTAAAAGGTGAGACGGTCAGTTGGACCTGGGATGACTTAACCAGTCAGTTAACCGGCCAAGTAGTCATTGAAGGAGAATCGTTAGAGGTTATGACAGTTGATGTAGGAAGTATTACTACTGACGGCTCAGGTGGGTTTATGGCCGACTACAGTACGACATTGTTACATGCTATTGACCACTCTAGTAATGACGATGAGGACCAGCTCGACGTTCAGTTTGAAGCGAGTGTCAGTGATGGTACGCAATCAGCGAGTACTAACTTTGCGGTTACTGTCGAGGATGATAGACCCGCACAATCAGAAAGTGACGTTGATATTGCTGCTGCAACATCAGACTCAAATATCACTATTATTCTAGACACTTCAGGCAGTATGAGTGTAGAGGTTGCTAGTGGTGGCGGTGAAACCCGTCTCGATTTAGCAAAAGCGGCTATTGTGAAGTTACTAGACGGTTATGATGTGGCCGGCGATGTTAAAGTTCAGCTAATCACCTTTGCTAAAGAGGCACAGGCCCAGCCACAATGGATGACTATCGACGAACTAAAAGACCTCCTACCTGACATAAACGCTAGAGGTGGTACAAACTATGATGCTGCTTTAGACGTAGCTATGACTAGTTACGATAATGCAGGAGGTATATTTGGTGCTAATAACTACTCTTATTTCCTAACCGATGGCGAGCCAACGTTTGGTCAAGGAACCGTAAGCGACTTTGGGTCAGGTTTAAATGGTACAGGCGGACAGAACAATGGTAATCCAGATAATGGTATTCAAGCTCAAGAAGAAACATTATGGACTACTTTTTTGAATGCTAATGACATTAAGTCTTATGCCTTTGCTTTCGGTCCTAGTGCTAATAATAATAATTTAGATGCCGAACTTGACCCCATTGCTTATGATGGTCAGATTGGTGAACAAGGGGCAGCTGATCTTGCCAGAAGCATTACTGATCTAAATCAACTTGACGATATCCTTATTGATACCTTACCTGATGTCATAGACTATGGTCTGGTTAATGGCAACTTGTTTGGTGCTGATGAAGGTCACGTCCTAACCTTTACCTTAGATGGTATTACCTACGATTATGATGGTAGTGATGGCTCTATGGTAGCATCTAGTCCATCATCGGACATATATAGCTATGACCAATCAACAACAACGGTCATGATTAATACCCAGGCACAAGGTATTATGACGCTAGATTTCGAGACAGGTAAATACACCTATGAAACTCAATCATTAGTGGTTGATTATCAAGAAGATATTACCTTTACCCTTATAGACGATGACGGCGATAGTGTTCAATCAACGCAAACTATCTTCGTTTACAGTTTATCTGCTAAAGATGATAGCGTCATTACCAATGACACTACGGGCATATTAGAGTTAGATCAAGCGGTATTGGTAGGTAACGACAATACCTCACCTAACTCTGAAGTAACAACAACCTTTGATGTTAATGGAGGTCAAACCTCAGGTGTTGATCCAGTCATCTATACCACGACTGACTTCTCTGGTGTGAATTCATTCGATTACACAATTTCTGAAAATGACGTTTCTAGCTCAGCGTTAGTAAGCATCGAGTACCAACAAGGTGATACTGGCACGGTTCAAGGTACTAATGCTTCAGAAACCTTAGTAGGCCGTGAAGGATTAGATGACACCTTACTAGGTATGGATGGTAATGATATTCTACAAGGCAAATCTGGAGATGACGTACTGACGGGTGGACTAGGTGAAGATACCTTTATCTGGACGAATAATGATATAGATGGAGTATCAACGCCTGATTTAGATATAATCACTGATTTTGAAGCAGGTGATAAGCTAAATCTAAGCGATTTACTACAAGGTGAAACCATAGGTAATGCTGCCAATCTTGCAGATTATTTAAATTGGGACGCCGTAACCGAAGTACTAAGTGTGAGTGCAGATGGTAACTTTAGTGGTGGATACAATGCCGCTCAAAGTGATCTAAATATTCAAATTGATAACTACGCAGGTGATTTTAATAACTTAGTAGATAATCATATTATTTAG